From the Paludisphaera mucosa genome, one window contains:
- a CDS encoding acetyl-CoA carboxylase biotin carboxylase subunit, whose protein sequence is MFQKILIANRGEIACRIVRTARRMGVATVAVFSEADRDALHVDMADEAVAIGPPPPRLSYLDVDRIVAACKQTGAEAVHPGYGFLSENEAFVRRLDAEGIVFIGPTADAIAAMGDKIASKRIAREAGVNVIPGVDEEIASPRRAVEIAREIGYPVMIKASAGGGGKGLRVARDDAAVAEGYQACRAEAAGAFGDDRVFIEKYIEHPRHIEIQVLADALGATVHLGERECSLQRRHQKVIEEAPSPFLDDATRLAMGEQAVALAKAVGYRSAGTVEFVVGKDRGFYFLEMNTRLQVEHPVTEMITGLDLVEKMIRIAAGEPLGLTQDQVRRDGWAIECRINAEDPFRNFLPSTGRLVRYRPPHEEAGVVRVDAGVVEGDEISIHYDPMIAKLVTHGWTRKEAIGRMHEALNAFLIRGVASNLAFQSGLTRHPRFLSGDIDTALIAETYPDGFHPSSLAHEDPLLLAAVAAYARRRYIKRATGTSGQLEGHARRVDADWVVITPEGRYQLAVFLDAQGCEILYEGKVHHLKTNWKLGDPLLKGTWDKNAICVQVERMGLKYRISHWGTQVDAVVMTARAAALLDLMPQKPPPDLSKLLLSPMPGLLVEVAATTGRVVRAGEILAVVEAMKMRNVLKAEHDGVIAEVLAAAGDSLAVDQPILRFE, encoded by the coding sequence ATGTTCCAGAAGATCCTGATCGCGAACCGGGGCGAGATCGCCTGCCGGATCGTCCGCACCGCCCGCAGGATGGGGGTCGCCACCGTCGCGGTCTTCTCCGAGGCCGATCGCGACGCGCTCCACGTCGACATGGCGGACGAGGCCGTCGCGATCGGCCCGCCGCCGCCGCGGCTGTCGTACCTCGACGTCGATCGGATCGTCGCCGCCTGCAAGCAGACCGGCGCGGAGGCCGTCCACCCCGGCTACGGGTTCCTCTCCGAAAACGAGGCCTTCGTGCGCCGGCTGGACGCCGAGGGGATCGTCTTCATCGGGCCGACGGCCGACGCGATCGCGGCGATGGGCGACAAGATCGCCTCGAAGCGGATCGCCCGCGAAGCCGGCGTGAACGTCATCCCGGGCGTCGACGAGGAGATCGCCTCGCCGCGGCGGGCCGTCGAGATCGCCCGCGAGATCGGCTATCCGGTCATGATCAAGGCGTCGGCGGGGGGCGGCGGCAAGGGCCTGCGCGTGGCCCGCGACGACGCGGCGGTCGCCGAGGGCTACCAGGCCTGCCGCGCCGAGGCAGCCGGCGCATTCGGCGACGACCGGGTCTTCATCGAGAAGTACATCGAACACCCGCGCCACATCGAGATCCAGGTCCTGGCCGACGCCCTCGGCGCGACCGTCCACCTCGGCGAACGCGAGTGCTCGCTCCAGCGGCGGCACCAGAAGGTCATCGAGGAGGCCCCGTCGCCGTTCCTCGACGACGCCACGAGACTCGCCATGGGCGAGCAGGCCGTCGCGCTGGCGAAGGCCGTCGGCTATCGCTCGGCCGGCACGGTCGAGTTCGTCGTCGGCAAGGATCGGGGCTTCTATTTCCTGGAGATGAACACGCGGCTTCAGGTCGAGCACCCCGTCACGGAGATGATCACGGGGCTCGACCTCGTCGAGAAGATGATCCGGATCGCCGCCGGCGAGCCCCTGGGCTTGACCCAGGACCAGGTTCGTCGCGACGGGTGGGCGATCGAGTGCCGGATCAACGCCGAGGATCCGTTCCGCAACTTCCTGCCGTCGACGGGCCGTCTCGTCCGCTACCGGCCGCCCCACGAGGAAGCCGGCGTCGTCCGCGTCGATGCGGGGGTCGTCGAGGGCGACGAGATTTCGATCCATTACGACCCCATGATCGCCAAGCTCGTCACCCACGGCTGGACCCGGAAAGAGGCTATCGGGCGGATGCACGAGGCGCTCAACGCTTTCCTGATCCGGGGCGTCGCGTCGAACCTCGCGTTCCAGTCGGGGCTGACGCGGCACCCGCGGTTCCTCAGCGGCGACATCGACACGGCGCTGATCGCCGAGACCTACCCCGACGGCTTCCACCCTTCGAGCCTCGCCCACGAAGACCCGCTGCTGTTGGCGGCCGTCGCCGCCTACGCCCGCCGCCGCTACATCAAGCGGGCGACGGGGACCAGCGGTCAGCTGGAGGGCCACGCCCGCCGGGTCGACGCCGACTGGGTCGTCATCACCCCCGAGGGCCGCTACCAGCTGGCCGTGTTCCTGGACGCCCAGGGCTGCGAGATCCTTTACGAGGGCAAGGTGCACCACCTCAAGACGAACTGGAAGCTCGGCGACCCCCTCCTGAAAGGGACGTGGGACAAGAACGCGATCTGCGTCCAGGTCGAGCGGATGGGCCTGAAGTACCGGATCTCGCACTGGGGGACCCAGGTCGACGCCGTCGTCATGACGGCGCGCGCCGCGGCCCTCCTCGACCTCATGCCCCAGAAGCCGCCGCCGGACCTTTCGAAGCTGCTCCTGTCGCCGATGCCCGGCCTGCTGGTGGAGGTCGCCGCGACGACCGGCCGGGTCGTCCGAGCAGGCGAGATCCTGGCCGTGGTCGAAGCCATGAAGATGCGGAACGTCCTCAAAGCGGAGCACGACGGCGTGATCGCCGAGGTGCTCGCCGCGGCCGGCGACAGCCTGGCCGTCGACCAGCCGATCCTCCGCTTTGAGTGA
- a CDS encoding AI-2E family transporter: MDRAAKYAASSQVVLAVLGVVAALYLLKPIVAPVAFALMLASIFSPLAAFFRRRLPYGPFGVLAVFLMIVLGALYLASLTAESLIQAANTLPTDIERLAGQVSRRITDLIRDQPSLRVILPEPGTIDRLGDTNRALLIEKLSVGLTDVTAWVVQGFIVLVLVIFLLIESEMLTTKVLRFFARTPESGRNARSILDQVTRKVRAYLIARTIINLGVGLVVALGLWFLGVNFALSLGLFAAVTNYIPYIGQLAGGALPTLIALGQTGSLGDALIVAAMYLAVLGVEGYVVTPMVMGKSLDLNGTTVLIACLFWGYLWGLSGLILAMPITATLKIVCQTVPELNRWAELMSVDWRSPQYISVTTEDDLDALAKAAATSPAGKPDGVGSGRS; encoded by the coding sequence TTGGATCGAGCGGCGAAGTACGCGGCGTCCTCCCAGGTGGTGCTGGCGGTCCTCGGGGTCGTCGCCGCGCTCTACCTGCTGAAGCCGATCGTGGCGCCCGTCGCGTTCGCCCTGATGCTGGCCAGCATCTTCTCGCCGCTCGCCGCGTTCTTCCGTCGGCGGCTGCCTTATGGACCCTTCGGCGTGCTGGCGGTCTTCCTGATGATCGTGCTGGGGGCCCTCTACCTCGCCAGCCTGACCGCCGAGAGCCTGATCCAGGCCGCCAACACCCTGCCGACGGACATCGAGCGGCTCGCCGGCCAGGTCAGCAGGCGGATCACGGACCTGATCCGGGACCAGCCCTCGCTGCGGGTGATCCTGCCCGAGCCCGGGACGATCGACCGCCTCGGCGACACCAACCGGGCGCTCCTGATCGAGAAGCTGAGCGTGGGGCTGACGGACGTCACCGCCTGGGTCGTCCAGGGGTTCATCGTCCTCGTGCTCGTGATCTTCCTCCTGATCGAGAGCGAGATGCTCACGACCAAGGTCCTGCGATTCTTCGCCCGCACGCCCGAATCGGGACGCAACGCCCGGTCGATCCTGGATCAGGTGACGCGGAAAGTCCGGGCTTACCTGATCGCCCGCACGATCATCAACCTGGGGGTCGGCCTGGTCGTGGCGCTCGGACTCTGGTTCCTGGGGGTCAACTTCGCGCTGTCGTTAGGACTGTTCGCCGCGGTGACGAACTACATTCCCTACATCGGCCAGCTCGCCGGCGGGGCCCTGCCGACGCTCATCGCGCTGGGGCAGACGGGTTCGCTGGGCGACGCGCTGATCGTCGCGGCGATGTACCTGGCGGTCCTGGGCGTGGAGGGCTACGTCGTCACGCCGATGGTCATGGGGAAGTCGCTCGACCTGAACGGCACGACCGTCCTGATCGCCTGCCTCTTCTGGGGCTACTTGTGGGGGCTGTCGGGCCTGATCCTGGCGATGCCGATCACCGCGACGCTCAAGATCGTCTGCCAGACCGTGCCCGAGCTGAACCGTTGGGCCGAATTGATGAGCGTGGACTGGCGGTCGCCGCAATACATCAGCGTCACGACCGAGGACGATCTGGATGCGCTCGCGAAGGCCGCCGCGACGTCGCCGGCGGGCAAGCCGGACGGCGTCGGCTCGGGCCGGAGTTGA
- a CDS encoding DUF6793 family protein — MPLFEVETTSHIMIASADDEATARSFAQTNYPAEEIIRVAHRPRDAWVISKNLLGVQSDVDPCSAARECLAKAAGDKLHAVRLYMQKTGADLEQARKVVETNMSRGW, encoded by the coding sequence ATGCCTCTCTTCGAGGTCGAAACGACGTCACATATCATGATTGCGTCGGCCGACGATGAGGCCACGGCCCGGTCGTTCGCGCAGACGAACTACCCGGCCGAGGAGATCATCCGGGTGGCCCATCGTCCCCGCGACGCCTGGGTCATCTCCAAGAATCTGCTCGGGGTGCAGTCCGACGTCGACCCGTGCTCGGCGGCCCGGGAATGCCTGGCCAAGGCCGCCGGCGACAAGCTGCACGCCGTCCGGCTGTACATGCAGAAGACCGGGGCGGACCTGGAACAGGCCCGCAAGGTCGTCGAGACGAACATGTCGCGCGGCTGGTGA
- a CDS encoding glucose-1-phosphate adenylyltransferase — MPRVISLILGGGRGTRLYPLTKSRSKPAVPIAGKYRLIDIPVSNCIHSGLHRIFVVTQFNSVSLHRHIYNTYKFDPFEGGFVEILAAQQTMQSETWYQGTADAVRRNIPYFTDKDYDLVLILSGDQLYRMDFQEMIKTHVENKAVVTIAALPVPESEARSCGVMRIQADGRVIDFEEKPKTQEKLNRVRTDPNWLDKLGLKAHGRPYLASMGIYVFNTKTLVDLLASSNATDFGHELLPQIITQQRVQAHLFDGYWEDIGTVGAFHQANIDLTLDHPPFDFTHGEQPIFTRPRFLPSSRILGATVRNSLICDGCVIGRGSVIENSVIGVRSIIGDNVTIRDSYLMGADLYEQPDDVRRNQGEGIVNLGVGAGSVIERAIVDKNSRIGRNVKVVNETGIVDSEECPTHVIRDGVVVVPKHTILHEGSVI, encoded by the coding sequence ATGCCTCGGGTCATCTCGTTGATCTTGGGAGGGGGAAGGGGCACGCGCCTCTACCCCTTGACCAAGTCGCGGAGCAAGCCCGCGGTGCCCATCGCCGGGAAGTATCGTCTCATCGACATCCCCGTGTCGAACTGCATTCACTCCGGGCTGCACCGCATCTTCGTCGTCACCCAGTTCAACTCCGTCAGCCTCCACCGCCACATCTACAACACCTACAAGTTCGACCCGTTCGAAGGCGGGTTCGTGGAGATCCTCGCCGCCCAGCAGACGATGCAGAGCGAGACCTGGTACCAGGGGACCGCCGACGCCGTCCGCCGCAACATCCCCTACTTCACGGACAAGGACTACGACCTGGTGTTGATCCTGTCGGGCGACCAGCTCTACCGGATGGACTTCCAGGAGATGATCAAGACCCACGTCGAGAACAAGGCGGTGGTGACGATCGCCGCCCTGCCGGTGCCCGAGTCCGAGGCCCGCTCGTGCGGCGTCATGCGGATCCAGGCCGACGGCCGCGTCATCGACTTCGAGGAGAAGCCGAAGACGCAGGAGAAGCTCAACCGCGTCCGCACCGACCCCAACTGGCTCGACAAGCTCGGCCTGAAGGCCCACGGCCGGCCCTACCTGGCGAGCATGGGCATCTACGTCTTCAACACCAAGACGCTCGTCGACCTCCTGGCTTCCAGCAACGCGACCGACTTCGGCCACGAGCTGCTCCCGCAGATCATCACCCAGCAGCGCGTGCAGGCCCACCTGTTCGACGGCTACTGGGAAGACATCGGCACCGTCGGGGCCTTCCACCAGGCCAACATCGACCTGACCCTGGACCACCCCCCGTTCGACTTCACGCACGGCGAGCAACCGATCTTCACCAGGCCCCGATTCCTCCCCAGCTCGCGAATCCTGGGCGCGACCGTGCGCAACAGCCTGATCTGCGACGGCTGCGTGATCGGCCGGGGCTCGGTCATCGAGAACTCGGTGATCGGCGTCCGCTCGATCATCGGCGACAACGTCACGATCCGCGACTCCTACCTGATGGGGGCGGACCTCTACGAACAGCCCGACGACGTCAGGCGGAATCAGGGCGAGGGGATCGTGAACCTCGGCGTCGGAGCGGGGTCAGTGATCGAGCGGGCGATCGTCGACAAGAACTCGCGGATCGGCCGCAACGTCAAGGTCGTCAACGAGACCGGGATCGTCGACTCCGAGGAATGCCCCACCCACGTGATCCGCGACGGCGTCGTGGTCGTCCCCAAGCATACGATCTTGCACGAAGGCAGCGTGATCTGA
- a CDS encoding ABC transporter ATP-binding protein, producing MTTEPAIRVKDLRKEYPGRDGPVHAVAGVDLEIPPGECFGLLGPNGAGKTTTVEILEGLNRPTSGEVEVLGRRWDVEPTAIRERIGVTLQETRFPDKETVRELLTVFRSFYSHGLTVDGAMARVSLESKANALIEQLSGGQQQRLAVAVGLIGDPEILFLDEPTTGLDPQSRRQLWDVILDLRGRGRTVLLTTHYMDEAERLCDRVAVIDQGKIIALGSPAELIAKLGGEHVVEFGVEGEPIDPATFAALDSVLAARAEADGYSLTVGEPHRAIPALLDALDEVGRPLARLTTRHVSLEDVFVALTGRRLRDDEIEEPAVGGRNGRRWGRKARAAR from the coding sequence GTGACGACGGAGCCCGCGATCCGCGTGAAGGACCTGCGCAAGGAGTATCCCGGCCGCGACGGGCCGGTCCACGCCGTCGCCGGCGTCGACCTGGAGATCCCTCCCGGCGAGTGTTTCGGCCTGCTCGGCCCCAACGGGGCGGGCAAGACGACCACCGTCGAGATCCTGGAAGGCCTGAACCGTCCGACTTCGGGCGAGGTCGAGGTCCTGGGCCGACGCTGGGACGTCGAGCCCACGGCGATCCGCGAGCGGATCGGCGTGACCTTGCAAGAAACGCGTTTCCCCGACAAGGAGACCGTGCGCGAACTCCTGACCGTCTTCCGGAGCTTCTACAGCCACGGCCTGACGGTCGACGGGGCCATGGCGCGGGTCTCGCTCGAATCCAAGGCCAACGCCCTGATCGAGCAACTCTCCGGCGGCCAGCAGCAGCGCCTGGCGGTGGCGGTCGGGCTGATCGGCGACCCCGAAATCCTCTTCCTCGACGAGCCGACCACCGGCCTCGACCCCCAGTCTCGCCGACAGCTCTGGGACGTGATCCTCGACCTCCGGGGCCGGGGGCGGACCGTCCTGTTGACGACCCACTACATGGACGAGGCCGAGCGTCTCTGCGACCGCGTGGCGGTCATCGACCAGGGGAAGATCATCGCCCTGGGATCGCCCGCCGAGTTGATCGCCAAGCTCGGCGGCGAGCACGTCGTCGAGTTCGGCGTCGAGGGCGAGCCGATCGATCCCGCGACGTTCGCCGCGCTCGACTCGGTGCTCGCCGCCCGCGCCGAGGCCGACGGCTACTCACTGACCGTCGGCGAGCCCCACCGAGCCATCCCCGCGCTGCTGGACGCACTGGACGAGGTGGGCCGCCCGCTCGCCCGCCTGACGACCCGCCACGTGAGCCTGGAGGACGTCTTCGTCGCCCTCACGGGCCGTCGCCTCCGCGACGACGAGATCGAGGAGCCCGCCGTCGGCGGCCGCAACGGCCGTCGCTGGGGGCGAAAGGCCCGCGCCGCCCGCTGA
- a CDS encoding ABC transporter permease produces the protein MLRNSPFVQLYLARLREFIRQPARIFWVYGFPMLLAIVLGFAFQSRPPAPVAVDVVEGPGLERVRSAVAAHNDRLKSTAATAAGAATAIILDVHPEADALNRLRTGRTPVVVTPGEGSAVTYRYDPTRPESAAARGAIDDVLQRAAGRVDPIASNDVLVTEPGSRYIDFLIPGLIGLNAMGGGLWGVGFFLVNLRIGKLLKCYVATPMPRRDFLGAILASRMTFLLPDLGVLLLLGVLAFHMPIRGSLALVILLDVVGALAFAGLGLLIASRAATTETVSGLMNLVMLPMWLLSGVFFSSERFPAVVQPIIQALPLTQLVGGLRLVLLEGAGLGRFEVWRALAILTAWAVGTFWLALRLFKWT, from the coding sequence ATGCTTCGCAATTCCCCCTTCGTCCAGCTCTATCTCGCCCGCCTGAGAGAGTTCATCCGCCAGCCCGCGCGGATCTTCTGGGTCTACGGCTTCCCGATGCTGTTGGCGATCGTCCTGGGCTTCGCCTTCCAGAGCCGCCCCCCCGCACCAGTCGCGGTCGACGTCGTCGAAGGGCCGGGGCTGGAGAGGGTGCGGTCGGCCGTCGCGGCCCACAACGACCGGCTCAAGTCGACCGCCGCGACGGCGGCCGGCGCGGCGACGGCGATCATCCTGGACGTCCATCCCGAGGCCGACGCCCTGAACCGCCTGCGGACCGGCCGGACGCCGGTGGTGGTCACTCCGGGGGAAGGCTCGGCGGTCACCTACCGCTACGACCCGACCCGGCCCGAATCGGCCGCCGCGCGAGGGGCGATCGACGACGTCCTCCAGAGGGCGGCGGGCCGCGTCGACCCGATCGCCTCGAACGACGTGCTCGTCACCGAGCCCGGCTCACGCTACATCGATTTCCTCATCCCGGGCCTGATCGGCCTCAACGCGATGGGGGGCGGGCTCTGGGGGGTTGGATTCTTCCTCGTCAACCTTCGCATCGGCAAGCTGTTGAAGTGCTACGTCGCGACCCCGATGCCCCGGCGCGACTTCCTCGGGGCGATCCTGGCGTCCCGGATGACCTTCCTGCTCCCGGACCTCGGCGTGCTCTTGCTGCTGGGCGTGCTCGCCTTTCACATGCCGATCCGCGGCAGCCTGGCCCTGGTCATCCTGCTGGACGTCGTGGGCGCGCTGGCGTTCGCCGGGCTGGGCCTCCTGATCGCCAGCCGGGCGGCGACGACCGAGACCGTCAGCGGGCTCATGAACCTCGTGATGCTGCCGATGTGGCTCCTCTCGGGAGTCTTCTTCTCCTCCGAACGGTTCCCCGCCGTCGTCCAGCCGATCATCCAGGCCTTGCCGCTGACCCAGCTCGTCGGCGGGCTCCGGCTGGTCCTGCTGGAAGGGGCCGGCCTGGGACGGTTCGAAGTCTGGCGAGCCCTGGCGATCCTCACCGCCTGGGCCGTGGGGACCTTCTGGCTCGCCCTCCGGCTCTTCAAGTGGACCTGA
- a CDS encoding aminotransferase class IV — protein sequence MGDLACVNGDLMAPEQATVPIYDRGFLFGDSVYEVCRIYQGRCWLEGDHLARLKRSLKELEFPPYDLDQLVARIYRTIRASFVKEGLVYVQITRGVAPRTHAFPHPPVKPTEVIIVRPYDDGPMAELRKSGVPIVSRPDIRWKRCDIKTTNLLGNVLANESAHREGAYEAVLIDAEGHVTEATHTSLLWVRDGRIEGTPEGHEILIGMTRHLTQRLVKKIDVPFVERRVTLAELLKADEVFLVGTSTEIMPVATIDGRPVGSGRPGPIAAKLQAAYTDDLNAWLAEAASYETKEAPAQVS from the coding sequence ATGGGCGACTTGGCTTGCGTCAATGGGGACCTGATGGCGCCCGAACAGGCGACCGTCCCGATCTACGACCGGGGCTTCCTCTTCGGCGACTCGGTTTATGAGGTCTGCCGGATCTACCAGGGCCGCTGCTGGCTGGAGGGCGACCATCTCGCGAGGCTCAAACGCAGCCTCAAGGAGCTGGAATTCCCCCCCTACGACCTCGACCAGCTCGTGGCGCGGATCTACCGGACGATCCGGGCGAGTTTCGTGAAGGAAGGCCTGGTCTACGTCCAGATCACCCGCGGGGTCGCGCCCCGGACGCACGCCTTTCCGCACCCCCCCGTCAAGCCCACCGAGGTCATCATCGTCCGCCCGTACGACGACGGCCCGATGGCCGAACTCCGCAAGTCGGGCGTGCCGATCGTCAGCCGGCCGGACATCCGCTGGAAGCGCTGCGACATCAAGACGACGAACCTCCTGGGAAACGTCCTGGCGAACGAATCGGCCCATCGCGAGGGGGCCTATGAGGCGGTCTTGATCGACGCCGAAGGCCACGTCACCGAGGCCACGCACACGTCCCTGCTTTGGGTCCGCGACGGCCGCATCGAGGGGACGCCCGAGGGGCACGAGATCCTGATCGGGATGACCCGCCACCTCACCCAGCGCCTGGTGAAGAAAATCGACGTGCCGTTCGTCGAACGTCGCGTCACGCTCGCCGAACTGCTCAAGGCCGACGAGGTGTTCCTGGTCGGGACGTCCACCGAAATCATGCCCGTCGCCACCATCGACGGCCGCCCGGTCGGATCTGGTCGACCCGGCCCGATCGCGGCCAAGCTCCAGGCCGCCTACACGGACGATTTGAACGCCTGGCTCGCCGAGGCGGCCTCGTATGAGACGAAGGAAGCGCCGGCGCAGGTCTCATGA
- the pheA gene encoding prephenate dehydratase produces MARKSSSPVPPASSTPAAAAEPPDAKKTPSLASLRSEIDRMDKELVAILNRRAEIAVQIGKVKNSNGMEIFSAAREEEVLAKVLGASQGPLPQDTLRLIFRELMSGTRSLQRTLRVACLGPKYSYSHLASVAKFGEAVEHVPLGSIAAVFEELNRRHVQFGIVPLENSTDGRIADTLDMFTKLPNLKIRAEVRLRIHHCLLGRCEWSQMRRVYSKSQAISQCRNWLGKNLPQAAKIEVVSTAAAAELAQREEFAGAVASKPAAQAYRLNILAENIEDQSNNVTRFAVIAETPEARTGRDKTTLMARIPNDPGSLVKTIAPLEKMGVNMTWIESFPIPSAAGDKNPAYLFFLDVEGHIDDPIVQKAVDSIRKRCERLDVLGSYPRSEVIES; encoded by the coding sequence TCTACGCAGCGAGATCGACCGCATGGACAAGGAACTGGTCGCGATCCTCAACCGTCGCGCCGAGATCGCCGTGCAAATCGGCAAGGTCAAGAACTCCAACGGCATGGAGATCTTCTCGGCGGCCCGCGAGGAGGAGGTGCTGGCCAAGGTCCTCGGGGCCAGCCAGGGGCCCTTGCCGCAGGACACCTTGCGGCTGATCTTCCGCGAGCTGATGAGCGGGACGCGTTCCCTGCAGCGGACGCTCCGCGTGGCCTGCCTGGGGCCCAAGTACAGCTACAGCCACCTGGCCTCCGTGGCCAAATTCGGCGAGGCCGTGGAGCATGTGCCGCTGGGCTCGATCGCCGCGGTCTTCGAAGAGTTGAACCGCCGTCACGTCCAGTTCGGGATCGTGCCGCTGGAGAACTCGACCGACGGCCGCATCGCCGACACGCTCGACATGTTCACCAAGCTGCCCAACCTCAAGATCCGGGCCGAGGTCCGACTGAGGATCCACCACTGCCTGCTGGGCCGCTGCGAGTGGAGCCAGATGCGCCGGGTCTACTCGAAGTCGCAGGCGATCTCGCAGTGCCGCAACTGGCTGGGGAAGAATCTGCCCCAGGCGGCCAAGATCGAGGTCGTCTCGACGGCCGCCGCGGCCGAGCTGGCTCAGCGCGAGGAGTTCGCGGGCGCCGTCGCCAGCAAGCCGGCCGCCCAGGCGTATCGGCTCAACATCCTGGCCGAGAACATCGAGGACCAGTCGAACAACGTCACGCGGTTCGCCGTGATCGCCGAAACCCCCGAGGCCCGCACCGGCCGTGACAAGACGACGCTGATGGCCCGAATCCCCAACGATCCCGGCTCGCTCGTCAAGACGATCGCCCCCTTGGAGAAGATGGGGGTGAACATGACCTGGATCGAGTCCTTCCCGATCCCGTCGGCCGCCGGCGACAAGAATCCCGCCTACCTCTTCTTCCTGGACGTCGAGGGGCACATCGACGACCCGATCGTCCAGAAGGCCGTCGACTCCATCCGCAAGCGCTGCGAACGCCTCGACGTCCTCGGCTCGTACCCGCGCAGCGAGGTCATCGAGAGCTGA